Proteins from a genomic interval of Aquabacterium sp. J223:
- a CDS encoding NAD(P)/FAD-dependent oxidoreductase yields MRSPFFERDDRLGGMSAHTVIDGTAVERYYHFVCRPDLTTFRYLNDLGLQHKLHWRTTRMGFYSGGRLHDWGHPMALLRFPGLGLVDKARYAAHVLWAGRIRDWRPYDRFTSTEWLQRWIGPRAYDVLWRSLFHHKFYQHQDRLSAAWLGARIQRVARSRASWFEERLGYLEGGSMVLLQALADRLRGAGGKIRLSSGVDEVLADGVRVRGVQVGGFAESFDQVVTTVPLPLLPRLVPQLPANERRKIEAIVNVGVVCVLLKLKRRFSPNFWTNVNDPRFEIPGLIEYTNLNPLDGSHIVYVPFYMPQDHDKFGRDDHAFLDESVACLEAIQPGFSRADVKACAVSRYRYAQTVCTPGFYDALPPMASALHGLFLADTSHYYPEDRSMSESLRVGAALAGLAAAAR; encoded by the coding sequence ATGCGGTCACCCTTTTTCGAGCGCGACGACCGCCTGGGCGGCATGTCGGCGCACACGGTGATCGACGGCACCGCGGTCGAGCGCTACTACCACTTCGTCTGCCGGCCGGACCTGACGACGTTCCGTTACCTTAATGACCTCGGCTTGCAGCACAAGCTGCACTGGCGCACCACCCGCATGGGCTTCTACAGCGGGGGCCGGCTGCACGACTGGGGGCACCCGATGGCGCTGCTGCGGTTTCCCGGGCTGGGGCTGGTCGACAAGGCGCGCTACGCCGCGCATGTCCTGTGGGCCGGCCGCATCCGCGACTGGCGGCCCTACGACCGCTTCACCTCCACCGAGTGGCTGCAGCGCTGGATCGGCCCGCGCGCCTACGACGTGCTCTGGCGCAGCCTCTTCCACCACAAGTTCTACCAGCACCAGGACCGGCTGTCGGCGGCCTGGCTGGGCGCGCGCATCCAGCGCGTCGCGAGGTCCCGGGCCAGCTGGTTCGAGGAGCGGCTGGGTTACCTCGAAGGCGGCTCCATGGTGCTGCTGCAGGCCCTGGCCGACCGCCTGCGCGGGGCCGGCGGCAAGATCCGCCTGTCCAGCGGGGTGGACGAGGTGCTGGCCGACGGCGTCCGGGTGAGGGGGGTGCAGGTGGGCGGTTTCGCCGAGTCCTTCGACCAGGTGGTCACCACCGTGCCGCTGCCGCTGCTGCCCCGCCTGGTGCCGCAACTGCCGGCCAACGAGCGGCGCAAGATCGAGGCCATCGTCAACGTCGGCGTGGTCTGCGTGCTGCTCAAGCTGAAGCGCCGCTTCTCGCCCAACTTCTGGACCAACGTCAACGACCCGCGCTTCGAGATCCCGGGGTTGATCGAGTACACCAACCTGAACCCGCTGGACGGCAGCCACATCGTCTACGTGCCCTTCTACATGCCGCAGGACCATGACAAGTTCGGCCGCGACGACCATGCGTTCCTCGACGAGTCGGTGGCCTGCCTGGAGGCCATCCAGCCGGGGTTCTCGCGCGCCGACGTCAAGGCCTGCGCCGTCTCCCGCTACCGCTACGCGCAGACGGTGTGCACCCCCGGCTTCTACGACGCGCTGCCGCCGATGGCCAGCGCCCTGCACGGCCTGTTCCTCGCCGACACCTCGCACTACTACCCGGAGGACCGGTCGATGTCGGAGAGCCTGCGTGTGGGCGCCGCGCTGGCGGGACTTGCGGCTGCCGCCCGGTGA
- a CDS encoding ZIP family metal transporter has product MTLTLIVLATLAGGVLSVCIAAALTVGLLARLVKHLVSLSAGVLLGTALLQVLPEAFHDHGEHHAEPQALFITLLLGLLFFFLLEKFELYRHAHHHEGDGHHHHHHFDAEQAGRGGMAVLLGDSIHNFCDGVLIAAAFLTDVQLGVVTAVAVILHEIPQEVGDYIVLLNAGLSRARALAYNAISGLASVAGGVIGYFVVRPWEDLFPYLLVVAASSFIYVAVADLIPQLQRRLPLRETGAQLAWLAAGLGLILAVSRGLGSH; this is encoded by the coding sequence ATGACCCTGACGCTGATCGTTCTGGCCACGCTGGCCGGCGGCGTGCTCTCGGTGTGCATCGCCGCCGCGTTGACGGTCGGCCTGCTGGCCAGGCTGGTCAAGCACCTGGTGAGCCTGTCGGCCGGCGTGCTGCTGGGCACCGCGCTGCTGCAGGTGCTGCCCGAAGCCTTCCACGACCACGGCGAGCACCATGCCGAGCCGCAGGCCCTGTTCATCACCCTGCTGCTCGGGCTGCTCTTCTTCTTCCTGCTGGAGAAGTTCGAGCTCTACCGCCACGCCCACCACCACGAGGGCGACGGCCACCACCACCACCACCACTTCGACGCCGAGCAGGCGGGGCGGGGCGGCATGGCGGTGCTGCTGGGCGACAGCATCCACAACTTCTGCGACGGGGTGCTGATCGCGGCCGCCTTCCTCACCGACGTGCAGCTCGGCGTGGTCACGGCCGTGGCGGTGATCCTGCACGAGATCCCGCAGGAGGTCGGCGACTACATCGTGCTGCTCAACGCCGGGCTGTCGCGGGCGCGGGCGCTGGCCTACAACGCCATCTCAGGCCTGGCCTCGGTGGCCGGCGGGGTCATCGGCTACTTCGTCGTGCGGCCCTGGGAGGACCTGTTCCCCTACCTGCTGGTGGTGGCGGCCAGCAGCTTCATCTACGTGGCGGTGGCCGACCTGATCCCGCAGCTGCAGCGGCGGCTGCCGCTGCGCGAGACCGGGGCGCAGCTGGCCTGGCTGGCGGCAGGCCTGGGCCTGATCCTCGCGGTGAGTCGCGGGCTAGGCAGCCACTAG
- the ppk1 gene encoding polyphosphate kinase 1, which yields MNDALVAAPAALTATTWLNRESAILRFNERVLAQALRDDVPLLERLRYITIVSSNMDEFFEVRYADLLEASRLAGTGVSPGDVEAVAAQAHALIAEQYRLFNEQVMPALQREGIVILNHADRDAAQRRWVADFFQSQVRPLLVPVGLDPAHPFPQVANKSLNFIVRLSGRDAFGRENTIAIIRVPRVLPRVIRLPDRLGHGRQAFVLLTSVIRAHLDELFGDRPVEAFSQFRVTRDSDLEVDEDDVTNLRQALRSGLTTRHFGQAIRLEVVSSCPPELSLFLLQQFGLPESALYKVDGPVNLVRLNQLIDQSHAPLLRFAPHDPTYPAKRMPRQRSTFERLKDGDLLLHHPFESFEPVVHFLREAVEDPEVLAIKMTIYRAGAESALMDWLIEAARRGKEVMAVVELKARFDEEANINWAERLEAVGAQVVYGIVGLKTHAKLLLVTRREGAGGRRGARQLRRYAHLSTGNYNIRTARLYTDVGYLTADPELTADADAVFHQLASLTALRATQRLLTAPFVLHQRMLEHIRQVAEAARMGRPARIVVKVNALTDPQLMEALEAAGQAGAEIDLIVRGACMLPPGVPGRTERIRVRSVIGRFLEHSRVLYFRWGPSERDEALYLSSADWMTRNMLRRIELAWPVRDAALRQRVIDECLVPYLHDSKDAWLLQPDGRYRRVQPADGQPAVSAQQALMGRYMATSP from the coding sequence ATGAACGACGCCCTGGTCGCGGCCCCCGCGGCGCTGACCGCCACCACCTGGCTGAACCGCGAAAGCGCCATCCTCCGATTCAACGAGCGGGTGCTGGCGCAGGCCCTGCGCGACGACGTGCCGCTGCTCGAACGGTTGCGCTACATCACCATCGTCTCGTCCAACATGGACGAGTTCTTCGAGGTGCGCTATGCCGACCTGCTGGAGGCCTCGCGACTCGCGGGCACCGGCGTGTCGCCCGGCGACGTGGAGGCGGTGGCCGCCCAGGCCCATGCGCTGATCGCCGAGCAGTACCGGCTGTTCAACGAGCAGGTGATGCCGGCCCTGCAGCGCGAGGGCATCGTCATCCTCAACCACGCCGACCGGGACGCCGCACAACGGCGCTGGGTGGCCGACTTCTTCCAGTCGCAGGTGCGGCCGCTGCTGGTGCCGGTGGGCCTGGACCCGGCGCACCCGTTCCCGCAGGTGGCCAACAAGTCGCTGAACTTCATCGTGCGGCTGTCGGGCCGCGACGCCTTCGGCCGCGAGAACACCATCGCCATCATCCGCGTGCCGCGGGTGCTGCCGCGGGTGATCCGTCTGCCCGACCGCCTCGGCCACGGCCGCCAGGCCTTCGTGCTGCTGACCAGCGTCATCCGCGCCCACCTGGACGAGCTGTTCGGCGACCGGCCGGTGGAGGCCTTCTCGCAGTTCCGGGTCACCCGCGACTCGGACCTGGAAGTCGACGAGGACGACGTCACCAACCTGCGCCAGGCGCTGCGCAGCGGCCTGACCACCCGCCACTTCGGTCAGGCCATCCGGCTGGAGGTGGTGTCCAGCTGCCCGCCGGAGCTGTCGCTGTTCCTGCTGCAGCAGTTCGGCCTGCCGGAAAGCGCGCTGTACAAGGTCGACGGACCGGTCAACCTGGTGCGGCTGAACCAGCTCATCGACCAGTCGCATGCGCCGCTGCTGCGCTTCGCGCCGCACGACCCGACCTACCCGGCCAAGCGCATGCCGCGCCAGCGTTCCACCTTCGAGCGGCTGAAGGACGGCGACCTGCTGCTGCACCACCCGTTCGAGAGCTTCGAGCCGGTGGTGCACTTCCTGCGCGAGGCGGTCGAGGACCCCGAGGTGCTGGCCATCAAGATGACCATCTACCGTGCGGGCGCCGAGTCCGCGCTGATGGACTGGCTGATCGAGGCGGCGCGCCGCGGCAAGGAGGTGATGGCCGTGGTCGAGCTGAAGGCCCGCTTCGACGAGGAGGCCAACATCAACTGGGCCGAGCGGCTGGAGGCGGTGGGCGCGCAGGTGGTCTACGGCATCGTCGGCCTGAAGACGCACGCCAAGCTGCTGCTGGTCACGCGCCGCGAAGGCGCCGGCGGCCGCCGCGGCGCCCGGCAGCTGCGGCGCTATGCGCACCTGTCCACCGGCAACTACAACATCCGCACCGCCCGCCTGTACACCGACGTCGGCTACCTCACCGCCGACCCCGAGCTGACCGCGGACGCCGACGCGGTGTTCCATCAGCTGGCCAGCCTGACCGCGCTGCGCGCCACCCAGCGGCTGCTCACCGCGCCGTTCGTGCTGCACCAGCGCATGCTGGAGCACATCCGGCAGGTCGCGGAGGCGGCGCGTATGGGCCGGCCGGCCCGCATCGTGGTGAAGGTCAACGCGCTGACGGATCCGCAGCTGATGGAAGCGCTGGAGGCGGCCGGCCAGGCGGGCGCCGAGATCGACCTCATCGTGCGCGGCGCCTGCATGCTGCCGCCCGGCGTGCCGGGCCGCACCGAGCGCATCCGGGTGCGTTCGGTGATCGGCCGCTTCCTCGAACACTCGCGGGTCCTCTACTTCCGCTGGGGCCCCAGCGAACGCGACGAGGCGCTGTACCTGTCCAGCGCCGACTGGATGACGCGCAACATGCTGCGCCGCATCGAGCTCGCCTGGCCGGTTCGCGACGCCGCGCTGCGCCAGCGGGTGATCGACGAATGCCTGGTGCCCTACCTGCACGACAGCAAGGACGCCTGGCTGCTGCAACCCGACGGCCGCTACCGCCGCGTACAGCCGGCGGACGGCCAGCCGGCGGTGTCGGCCCAGCAGGCGTTGATGGGCCGCTACATGGCCACCTCCCCTTGA
- the ppx gene encoding exopolyphosphatase yields MSPAPHLPASAPLAAVDIGSNSFRLEIGQLQHDRYRRIDYLKETVRLGAGLDADGRLGEAATRRGLDTLARFAERLAGFAPEQVRAVATQTLREATNRDAFLERARSALGHPIEVISGREEARLIYAGVAHLQPADDRRLVIDIGGRSTEMILGRGRLPLAAESFQVGSVSLSMRWFPDGRLTAAAFRAAQVAAAAEFEEAAATFSPKGWDRALGSSGTAGAVSQLLLAAGQTDGRITPQALAWCIERCIEAGHVERIDFPGLKPERRAVLPGGLAILYTLAAQFRVEALWPAKGALRQGVIVEMHDRRMAAGRAYAGDVRDASVRELQQRFAVDPAQAQRVHEAALALYRQVEPQAGPEAQRELGWAADLHEMGMMVSHHDHHRHAAYLMGHVDAPGFSQSQQRRLAALVLGHRGGLRKMEAQLAQPAFAWQLLCLRLAVIRCHGRGPARPPRLSLRRQGSNAGLHWVPPDADLNPQTLHLLREEAAAWERQGGLRLQIEERR; encoded by the coding sequence ATGTCTCCAGCCCCTCACCTGCCCGCCTCGGCGCCCCTGGCCGCCGTGGACATCGGCTCCAACAGCTTCCGGCTCGAGATCGGCCAGCTGCAGCACGACCGCTACCGCCGCATCGACTACCTCAAGGAGACGGTGCGGCTGGGCGCCGGCCTGGACGCCGACGGCCGGCTCGGCGAGGCCGCCACCCGGCGCGGGCTCGACACCCTCGCCCGCTTCGCCGAGCGGCTGGCCGGCTTCGCCCCCGAGCAGGTGCGCGCCGTGGCCACCCAGACGCTGCGCGAGGCGACCAACCGCGACGCCTTCCTCGAGCGCGCGCGCAGCGCGCTCGGGCACCCGATCGAGGTCATCTCCGGCCGCGAGGAGGCCCGCCTGATCTACGCCGGTGTCGCCCACCTGCAGCCGGCCGACGACCGCCGCCTGGTGATCGACATCGGCGGCCGGTCCACCGAGATGATCCTCGGCCGCGGGCGCCTGCCGCTGGCGGCCGAGTCGTTCCAGGTCGGCAGCGTCAGCCTGTCGATGCGCTGGTTCCCCGACGGCCGCCTGACCGCCGCCGCCTTCCGCGCCGCGCAGGTCGCCGCGGCGGCCGAGTTCGAGGAGGCCGCCGCCACCTTCTCGCCCAAGGGCTGGGACCGTGCGCTCGGTTCCTCCGGCACGGCGGGCGCGGTGTCGCAGCTGCTGCTGGCCGCCGGCCAGACCGACGGCCGCATCACGCCGCAGGCGCTGGCCTGGTGCATCGAACGCTGCATCGAGGCCGGCCATGTCGAGCGCATCGACTTCCCCGGCCTGAAGCCCGAGCGCCGGGCGGTGCTGCCGGGCGGCCTGGCCATCCTGTACACGCTGGCGGCGCAGTTCCGGGTCGAGGCGCTGTGGCCGGCCAAGGGCGCGCTGCGCCAGGGCGTCATCGTCGAGATGCACGACCGGCGCATGGCCGCCGGCCGCGCCTACGCCGGCGACGTGCGCGACGCCTCGGTGCGAGAGCTGCAGCAGCGCTTCGCGGTGGACCCCGCCCAGGCGCAGCGGGTGCACGAGGCGGCGCTGGCGCTGTACCGGCAGGTCGAGCCGCAGGCCGGGCCGGAGGCGCAGCGCGAGCTGGGCTGGGCGGCCGACCTGCACGAGATGGGCATGATGGTCTCGCACCACGACCACCACCGGCATGCCGCCTACCTGATGGGGCATGTCGACGCGCCGGGGTTCTCGCAGAGCCAGCAGCGCCGGCTGGCCGCGCTGGTGCTCGGCCACCGCGGCGGCCTGCGCAAGATGGAGGCGCAGCTGGCGCAGCCGGCCTTCGCCTGGCAGCTGCTCTGCCTGCGGCTGGCGGTCATCCGCTGCCACGGCCGCGGCCCGGCCCGCCCGCCGCGGCTGTCGCTGCGCCGCCAGGGCTCGAACGCCGGCCTGCACTGGGTGCCGCCGGACGCCGACCTCAACCCGCAGACGCTGCACCTGCTGCGCGAGGAGGCCGCCGCCTGGGAGCGCCAGGGCGGCCTGCGGCTGCAGATCGAGGAGCGCCGCTGA
- a CDS encoding acyl-CoA dehydrogenase family protein, translated as MDLQFTAEQQAFREEIRQWVRQHLPADISHKVHHALRLTKDDMQRWAGILGQKGWHGYGWPKAFGGPGWDAIQRHLFEEECALAGAPRIAPFGPVMVAPVIMAFGSPEQQRRHLPGIMSGEVWWSQGYSEPGAGSDLAGLKTRAERVGDKYIVNGQKTWTTLGQYGDWIFCLVRTDPQARKQEGISFLLVDMKSPGITVRPIITIDGEHEVNEVFFDNVEVPAENLVGEENKGWTYAKYLLAHERTNIAGVNAAKRELERLKRIAMAEGVYDDARFRDQIALLEVDIVALEMMVLRVLSEEAKAEHGSSGKKALDVAGLLKIRGSEIQQRYTELMMLAGGPWTTAYVAEAMEAGWQGDQVVPPLLAPLAGQYFNYRKTTIYGGSNEVQRNIVAQTVLG; from the coding sequence ATGGACCTTCAATTCACGGCGGAGCAGCAGGCGTTCCGCGAGGAGATCCGCCAGTGGGTGCGCCAGCACCTGCCGGCCGACATCAGCCACAAGGTCCACCACGCCCTGCGCCTGACCAAGGACGACATGCAGCGCTGGGCCGGGATCCTGGGCCAGAAGGGCTGGCACGGCTACGGCTGGCCCAAGGCCTTCGGCGGCCCGGGCTGGGACGCCATCCAGCGCCACCTGTTCGAAGAGGAATGCGCGCTGGCCGGGGCACCGCGCATCGCGCCCTTCGGCCCGGTCATGGTGGCGCCGGTGATCATGGCCTTCGGCAGCCCCGAGCAGCAGCGGCGCCACCTGCCCGGCATCATGAGCGGCGAGGTGTGGTGGAGCCAGGGCTACAGCGAGCCGGGTGCCGGCTCCGACCTGGCGGGCCTGAAGACCCGCGCCGAGCGCGTGGGCGACAAGTACATCGTCAACGGCCAGAAGACCTGGACCACGCTGGGCCAGTACGGCGACTGGATCTTCTGCCTCGTGCGCACCGACCCGCAGGCGCGCAAGCAGGAGGGCATCAGTTTCCTGCTCGTCGACATGAAGAGCCCGGGCATCACCGTGCGGCCGATCATCACCATCGACGGCGAGCACGAGGTCAACGAGGTGTTCTTCGACAACGTCGAGGTGCCGGCGGAGAACCTGGTCGGCGAGGAGAACAAGGGCTGGACGTACGCCAAGTACCTGCTCGCGCACGAACGGACCAACATCGCCGGCGTCAACGCCGCCAAGCGCGAACTGGAGCGGCTCAAGCGCATCGCCATGGCCGAGGGTGTCTACGACGACGCGCGCTTCCGCGACCAGATCGCGCTGCTGGAAGTGGACATCGTGGCGCTGGAGATGATGGTGCTGCGCGTGCTGTCCGAGGAGGCCAAGGCCGAGCACGGCAGCAGCGGCAAGAAGGCGCTCGACGTGGCCGGCCTGCTGAAGATCCGCGGCAGCGAGATCCAGCAGCGCTACACCGAGCTGATGATGCTGGCCGGCGGTCCCTGGACCACCGCCTACGTCGCCGAGGCGATGGAGGCCGGCTGGCAGGGCGACCAGGTGGTGCCGCCGCTGCTGGCGCCGCTGGCCGGCCAGTACTTCAACTACCGCAAGACGACGATCTACGGTGGATCGAACGAAGTGCAACGCAACATCGTCGCGCAGACGGTCCTCGGCTAA
- a CDS encoding glycosyltransferase family 4 protein → MRIVLVTDAWTPQVNGVVTTLVELVAHLQAKGHRVELIEPGGFRTFPCPGYPEIELAWRPRREVARRLDDFAPDAVHIATEGPLGGAARAHCLRRGWAFTTAFHTRFPDILARSLKVPARWGYAWFRRFHRPSSGVMVPTGGMLKLLRDEHRFDHLLEWSHGVDLELFKPSEPLPLTLPRPLFLYVGRVSWEKNLSAFLDLKLPGSKLVYGVGPLLDRLKAQHPEVHWRGVVPRTELPRIYASADVFVMPSRSETFGLVMLEAMACGTPVAAYPEAGPLDVIGASRGGVLDADLGRAAMAALDCPREAALARAHEFDWRAVGDQFLSFLVGVHTRSRCHGADIVPS, encoded by the coding sequence ATGAGGATCGTGTTGGTGACGGATGCCTGGACGCCGCAGGTCAACGGCGTGGTCACCACGCTGGTCGAACTGGTGGCGCACCTGCAGGCCAAGGGGCACCGGGTGGAACTGATCGAGCCCGGCGGCTTCCGCACCTTCCCCTGCCCCGGATACCCGGAGATCGAGCTGGCCTGGCGGCCGAGGCGCGAGGTGGCGCGCCGGCTCGACGACTTCGCGCCCGACGCGGTGCACATCGCCACCGAAGGACCGCTGGGCGGTGCCGCCCGGGCCCACTGCCTGCGCCGCGGCTGGGCCTTCACCACCGCCTTCCACACCCGGTTCCCCGACATCCTGGCCCGGTCGCTCAAGGTGCCGGCGCGTTGGGGCTATGCCTGGTTCCGCCGTTTCCACCGCCCGTCGTCGGGGGTGATGGTGCCCACCGGCGGGATGCTGAAGCTGCTGCGCGACGAACACCGCTTCGACCACCTGCTGGAGTGGTCGCACGGCGTCGACCTCGAGCTCTTCAAGCCCAGCGAGCCGTTGCCCCTGACCCTGCCGCGGCCGCTCTTCCTCTACGTCGGCCGGGTGTCGTGGGAGAAGAACCTGTCGGCCTTCCTCGACCTGAAGCTGCCGGGCAGCAAGCTGGTCTACGGGGTCGGCCCCCTGCTGGACAGGCTCAAGGCGCAGCACCCCGAGGTGCACTGGCGCGGCGTGGTGCCGCGCACCGAGCTGCCGCGCATCTACGCCAGCGCCGACGTCTTCGTCATGCCCTCCCGCAGCGAGACCTTCGGCCTGGTCATGCTGGAGGCCATGGCCTGCGGCACCCCCGTGGCGGCCTACCCGGAGGCCGGCCCGCTGGACGTGATCGGCGCCAGCCGCGGCGGCGTGCTGGACGCCGACCTGGGCCGCGCCGCCATGGCGGCGCTGGACTGCCCGCGCGAGGCGGCGCTGGCCCGCGCGCACGAGTTCGACTGGCGGGCGGTGGGCGACCAGTTCCTGTCGTTCCTGGTCGGCGTTCACACCCGGTCACGTTGTCACGGCGCCGACATCGTTCCTTCATAA
- a CDS encoding UDP-2,3-diacylglucosamine diphosphatase translates to MQRDSTAYRSAWNSATLAAAGAHRDGVPDPAPAEGQQRYRTIWISDLHLGTPGCQAAALLDFLRCTESETLFLVGDIVDGWQLQRQWYWPQAHNDVVQKLLRKARKGTRVLFVPGNHDEFARRYLGHDFGGIEVVEEWLHRTADGRVLWVTHGDLYDGVVQCARWLAHVGDQAYELTLKLNRHLNSLRARLGLPYWSLSKYLKLKVKRAVSYVGDFEAALARAARERGAHGVVCGHIHHAELREVDGVLYANDGDWVESLTALVEHADGRLEIVDWSPRVGRRPAPAPETAIEDDEAPAPVMGGAS, encoded by the coding sequence ATGCAGCGCGACTCGACCGCCTACCGCAGCGCCTGGAACAGCGCCACCCTGGCGGCGGCCGGCGCCCACCGCGACGGCGTCCCCGACCCCGCGCCCGCCGAAGGCCAGCAGCGTTACCGGACGATCTGGATCTCGGACCTGCACCTGGGCACCCCGGGCTGCCAGGCCGCCGCGCTGCTCGACTTCCTGCGCTGCACCGAGAGCGAGACGCTCTTCCTCGTCGGCGACATCGTCGACGGCTGGCAGCTCCAGCGCCAGTGGTACTGGCCGCAGGCGCACAACGACGTCGTGCAGAAGCTGCTGCGCAAGGCCCGCAAGGGCACCCGCGTGCTGTTCGTGCCGGGCAACCACGACGAGTTCGCTCGCCGCTACCTGGGCCACGACTTCGGCGGCATCGAGGTGGTGGAGGAATGGCTGCACCGCACGGCGGACGGCCGCGTCCTCTGGGTGACCCACGGCGACCTGTACGACGGCGTCGTCCAGTGCGCGCGCTGGCTGGCGCATGTCGGCGACCAAGCTTACGAGCTCACGCTCAAGCTCAACCGCCACCTCAACTCGCTGCGTGCGCGGCTCGGGCTGCCGTACTGGAGCCTGTCCAAGTACCTCAAGCTCAAGGTCAAGCGGGCGGTGAGCTACGTCGGCGACTTCGAAGCCGCGCTGGCCCGGGCGGCCCGCGAACGCGGAGCGCATGGCGTCGTCTGCGGCCACATCCACCATGCCGAGCTGCGCGAGGTCGACGGCGTGCTCTACGCCAACGACGGCGACTGGGTCGAGAGCCTGACCGCGCTGGTCGAGCACGCCGACGGCCGGCTGGAGATCGTCGACTGGTCGCCGCGCGTGGGCCGGCGGCCCGCGCCGGCGCCGGAGACCGCGATCGAGGACGACGAGGCGCCTGCGCCCGTGATGGGAGGGGCGTCATGA
- the sixA gene encoding phosphohistidine phosphatase SixA, with protein sequence MDLILWRHAEAFDAVEGQDDLERALTPKGERQAARMAQWLNQALPATTRVLVSPARRAQQTVQPLERRFKTVPAVAPGGTVEALLAAARWPESREPVLVVGHQPTLGLAAAYLLAGVALSAEEPWRIKKGGLWWLRHQAREDAPARLTLVTVRSPDLL encoded by the coding sequence ATGGACCTCATCCTGTGGCGGCATGCCGAGGCCTTCGACGCCGTGGAGGGGCAGGACGACCTCGAGCGCGCGCTGACCCCCAAAGGCGAACGCCAGGCGGCACGCATGGCGCAGTGGCTCAACCAGGCGCTTCCGGCGACCACCCGGGTGCTGGTCAGCCCGGCGCGCCGCGCACAGCAGACCGTGCAGCCGCTGGAGCGGCGCTTCAAGACGGTGCCCGCGGTGGCGCCCGGCGGGACGGTCGAGGCCCTGCTGGCCGCCGCCCGCTGGCCCGAATCGCGGGAGCCGGTGCTGGTGGTCGGCCACCAGCCCACCCTCGGGCTGGCCGCGGCGTACCTGCTCGCCGGGGTGGCCCTGTCCGCCGAGGAGCCCTGGCGCATCAAGAAGGGCGGCCTGTGGTGGCTGCGTCACCAGGCGCGCGAAGACGCGCCGGCCCGGCTCACGCTCGTGACCGTTCGTTCGCCCGACCTGCTGTAG
- a CDS encoding dienelactone hydrolase family protein has translation MQQEDFDSLVPTTGPYDRRRFVRTALGSGFAAAVLPVTAQTVVRTDTAGLTAGEVSIPMGGFNLPAYRAAPAGGTNAPVVLVISEIFGVHEHIADVARRLAKQGYFAVAPELFVRQGDAKSYTDIPRLQAEIIGKVPDEQVMGDLDATVAWARAQGGDTNRLGITGFCWGGRIVWLYAARSPQLKAGVAWYGRLVGDSTPNTPRHPVELAGSLKAPVLGLYGGADGGIPLATVEQMKAALAAGGQPARASQFVVYPDAPHAFHADYRPTYRKEAAEDGWRRCLAWFKEHGV, from the coding sequence ATGCAGCAAGAGGATTTCGACAGCCTGGTGCCGACCACCGGCCCGTACGACCGCCGCCGCTTCGTGCGCACGGCGCTGGGCAGCGGCTTCGCCGCGGCGGTGCTGCCGGTCACCGCGCAGACCGTGGTGCGCACCGACACCGCCGGCCTCACGGCCGGCGAGGTCAGCATCCCGATGGGCGGCTTCAACCTGCCGGCCTACCGCGCGGCGCCGGCCGGCGGCACCAACGCACCGGTGGTGCTGGTCATCAGCGAGATCTTCGGCGTGCACGAGCACATCGCCGACGTGGCGCGTCGCCTGGCCAAGCAGGGCTACTTCGCCGTCGCGCCGGAGCTGTTCGTGCGCCAGGGCGACGCCAAGTCCTACACCGACATCCCGCGGCTGCAGGCCGAGATCATCGGCAAGGTGCCCGACGAGCAGGTGATGGGCGACCTCGACGCGACGGTGGCCTGGGCGCGCGCGCAGGGCGGCGACACGAACAGGCTCGGCATCACCGGCTTCTGCTGGGGCGGGCGCATCGTCTGGCTGTACGCGGCGCGCAGCCCGCAGCTGAAGGCCGGCGTGGCCTGGTACGGCCGGCTGGTGGGCGACAGCACGCCCAACACGCCGCGCCACCCGGTGGAGCTGGCCGGCAGCCTGAAGGCGCCGGTGCTCGGCCTGTACGGCGGCGCCGACGGCGGCATCCCGCTGGCGACGGTCGAGCAGATGAAGGCCGCACTGGCCGCCGGCGGCCAGCCCGCCCGGGCCTCGCAGTTCGTCGTCTACCCCGACGCGCCGCATGCCTTCCACGCCGACTACCGCCCGACCTACCGCAAGGAGGCGGCCGAGGATGGCTGGCGCCGCTGCCTGGCCTGGTTCAAGGAACACGGGGTGTGA
- a CDS encoding GtrA family protein: MRSGRETRRFLAFVLAAGASVPVNLAARVLASQRVSYGLAIVIAHGAGMVTAWALSRRFVFERSQRPVHDELGRFALVNVLSLAVTWSVALLLVEGLFPRVGFTLQPEFVGHVAGLATSAVTSFFAHRAFSFRPRGG; encoded by the coding sequence GTGAGGAGCGGCCGCGAGACCCGGCGCTTCCTCGCCTTCGTGCTGGCCGCGGGCGCCTCGGTGCCGGTCAACCTGGCGGCGCGGGTGCTGGCCTCGCAGCGGGTGTCCTACGGACTGGCCATCGTCATCGCGCACGGCGCCGGCATGGTCACCGCCTGGGCGCTCAGCCGGCGCTTCGTCTTCGAGCGGTCGCAGCGGCCGGTGCACGACGAACTGGGCCGCTTCGCGCTGGTGAACGTGCTGTCGCTGGCCGTCACCTGGAGCGTGGCCCTGCTGCTGGTCGAGGGCCTGTTCCCGCGGGTGGGCTTCACGCTGCAGCCCGAGTTCGTCGGCCACGTCGCGGGACTGGCCACGTCCGCGGTGACCTCGTTCTTCGCGCACCGGGCGTTCTCGTTCCGGCCGCGCGGCGGCTGA